A single Asterias rubens chromosome 13, eAstRub1.3, whole genome shotgun sequence DNA region contains:
- the LOC117298724 gene encoding uncharacterized protein LOC117298724 isoform X1 — protein sequence MKMSQNGLVRSMKPSTWRLYESSVCLTSCLNSHREAQCTDHCKNESTHNGTTGETPTLAALARHYRLGQLLKVIAPLVVLQERLYQRLEKRPNIDELAKRSFPSLFQILEDESKTVLQVSQTFSSDKEHRFTMETNINIIRDSLNEILDALQAVHESKYDSPGCLSNKMAEIVDELLVEWSTVQAMRENLPERYSVNYGSTLEKTSL from the exons ATGTCACAAAATGGACTTGTCCGGTCGATGAAACCAAGTACATGGCGTCTGTACGAGTCATCCGTGTGTCTGACGTCATGCTTAAACTCTCATCGAGAAGCACAGTGTACAGATCACTGCAAAAATGAGTCCACACACAATGGAACGACTGGAGAGACGCCTACATTAGCTGCACTGGCACGTCATTACAGGCTGGGGCAGCTGCTGAAGGTTATTGCTCCACTCGTTGTTCTACAGGAGCGGCTTTATCAGCGGCTTGAAAAGCGACCAAACATCGATGAACTAGCTAAGAGATCGTTTCCGAGTTTGTTTCAAATACTTGAAGAT GAATCTAAGACGGTGTTGCAGGTCTCCCAGACATTTTCATCAGACAAAGAGCACCGTTTCACAATGGAaactaatattaatattataagaGACTCTCTAAATGAGATCTTAGATGCGCTACAAGCCGTTCACGAATCTAAATACGACAGCCCGGGatgcttaagcaacaaaatggcggAGATTGTAGACGAGCTCCTGGTTGAATGGAGTACAGTGCAAGCAATGAGAGAAAATCTTCCTGAGAGATATTCAGTCAACTACGGCTCAACACTCGAGAAGACGTCGCTGTAA
- the LOC117298724 gene encoding uncharacterized protein LOC117298724 isoform X2: MSQNGLVRSMKPSTWRLYESSVCLTSCLNSHREAQCTDHCKNESTHNGTTGETPTLAALARHYRLGQLLKVIAPLVVLQERLYQRLEKRPNIDELAKRSFPSLFQILEDESKTVLQVSQTFSSDKEHRFTMETNINIIRDSLNEILDALQAVHESKYDSPGCLSNKMAEIVDELLVEWSTVQAMRENLPERYSVNYGSTLEKTSL; encoded by the exons ATGTCACAAAATGGACTTGTCCGGTCGATGAAACCAAGTACATGGCGTCTGTACGAGTCATCCGTGTGTCTGACGTCATGCTTAAACTCTCATCGAGAAGCACAGTGTACAGATCACTGCAAAAATGAGTCCACACACAATGGAACGACTGGAGAGACGCCTACATTAGCTGCACTGGCACGTCATTACAGGCTGGGGCAGCTGCTGAAGGTTATTGCTCCACTCGTTGTTCTACAGGAGCGGCTTTATCAGCGGCTTGAAAAGCGACCAAACATCGATGAACTAGCTAAGAGATCGTTTCCGAGTTTGTTTCAAATACTTGAAGAT GAATCTAAGACGGTGTTGCAGGTCTCCCAGACATTTTCATCAGACAAAGAGCACCGTTTCACAATGGAaactaatattaatattataagaGACTCTCTAAATGAGATCTTAGATGCGCTACAAGCCGTTCACGAATCTAAATACGACAGCCCGGGatgcttaagcaacaaaatggcggAGATTGTAGACGAGCTCCTGGTTGAATGGAGTACAGTGCAAGCAATGAGAGAAAATCTTCCTGAGAGATATTCAGTCAACTACGGCTCAACACTCGAGAAGACGTCGCTGTAA